One window from the genome of Dermacentor variabilis isolate Ectoservices unplaced genomic scaffold, ASM5094787v1 scaffold_13, whole genome shotgun sequence encodes:
- the LOC142566674 gene encoding uncharacterized protein LOC142566674, producing MTGSAINFDKSLGVWIGNWEDHPSTFANIRWSVAPAKYLGVPLEHYRDAVDYWNAETERVREGTLKWGGRNFSMFARATVCNLFAVAKISYVLQVLCMSRANIQRLHRVIAVFVWGSSWERTSRTNLFRSVKNGGLGLAHLFIKQIVSRFVFLRDQNGPFLLTMFQTRLSEAIPEFIVSSHRCSQGRARGFLKEVVLAFQLLKVRFSMEYLSRVPRKRLYKDLVDTMLPVPLYRSMFCIGPEKDVLKRVKRMPVRPSVKSFFFQLHTNTLPVKPWLDEKGLSVPWSVNCLLCQKPETVEHIFLDCWDAVFHWDILQRTLKKDLPITPYGIRFLPTLNEDNVPYDMFMLVSLHSLWKTRMAVRHAEVNARPVREYFIESICHIKEMYNLQKEKPTWLSVMTELANFKRF from the coding sequence ATGACAGGCAGTGCTATAAACTTTGATAAATCCCTAGGGGTATGGATCGGCAACTGGGAAGACCATCCGAGTACGTTTGCAAATATCCGCTGGTCAGTCGCGCCGGCAAAGTACCtaggggtgccgcttgagcactaccgTGACGCCGTTGATTACTGGAATGCCGAAACTGAAAGGGTTCGTGAAGGTACACTTAAATGGGGAGGCCGCAATTTCTCTATGTTTGCTCGTGCGACAGTGTGCAACCTGTTTGCCGTCGCTAAAATTTCTTACGTGCTCCAAGTGTTGTGCATGTCAAGGGCTAACATACAACGTTTACACAGAGTAATCGCAGTGTTTGTATGGGGTTCAAGCTGGGAGCGCACGAGTCGCACTAATCTCTTTCGTTCGGTTAAAAATGGAGGATTAGGTCTGGCACATTTGTTCATTAAGCAGATTGTGTCGAGGTTTGTTTTCTTACGGGACCAAAATGGCCCATTTTTATTAACTATgtttcaaacaaggctgagcgaagctatacctgagtttattgtatcgtcacatcggtgcagtcaaggcagagcgcgtggtttcttaaaagaggtagtcttggcttttcagctgttaaaggttcggttttccatggaatacttaagtagggtaccacgaaagcgcttatataaggacctggtagacacaatgttgccggtgccattgtatcgctcgatgttctgcattggacctgaaaaggacgtactaaaaagagtaaaacgaatgccagtacgcccgtcggtaaagtccttctttttccagcttcacaccaatactttacctgtgaaaccatggctagatgaaaaaggcctttccgtgccttggagcgtcaactgtttactatgccaaaaacccgaaacagtagaacacatttttcttgactgctgggatgctgtgttccattgggacatcttacagagaacactaaagaaggacttgccgattactccatatgggattcgtttcttgcctactctaaatgaagacaatgtaccctatgacatgttcatgctggTGTCCTTACATAGTttatggaaaactagaatggctgtgagacatgctgaagtaaatgcccggcctgttagagaatacttcattgaaagcatttgtcatattaaggaaatgtataatttgcaaaaagaaaaaccaacatggctcagtgtgatgactgagctagcgaatttcaagcgtttttag